The genome window GAGGAACCACAGGCCGGCTGCAATAAATAGAACTAAGACAGAAGTAGGGACAAGCCAAACTGGCGTCTTCTTTGGTTCTCTCATTCCCGGAATTTGTGCTTGTGTGGTAGTTATTCGTCCCGATTCTAAGTCCTTCTTCAACTTCTTCAGGTCTACTGCCAGGTCATCTGCATGCTGGCAACGTTCAGACGGTTCCTTTTCGAGCGACGTATTTACGATTCTTTCAAGCTCTAATGGCACGGCTGTGCGCAAACCTGTTATCGGCTCCTGCTCTTCATTCAAGATCGAATAAATTACCGCCTGCTCATAATCCCCTTTGAAAGGCAATTGCCCTGTGACCATCTCGTATAGGATAACCCCGAGAGACCAGATATCTGTTCGGTGATCTATCTCTTCTCCACGCGCTTGCTCCGGTGACATGTAGGCCACCGTACCCACAGTGGTGCCTGTCTTGGTGATCTTTGTCCTCCCGCCTAGCTTGGCTAAGCCAAAGTCCATGATCTTCACTTGGTCTTTCTCAGTCAACATAATGTTAGCGCTTTTGATGTCCCGATGAACGATCCCTTTCTCCTGCGCCTCCTGCAACCCTTCTGCAATCTGAATGGCAATGTCCACCGCTTGATCTAATTTCAACGGGCCTGATTCTATTCTCTCTTTTAGACTCTCTCCATCAATATAAGCCATGGCAATGAAGGTCTGCCCTTCCACCTCGTCAATTTCGTGCACAGTACAGATATTGGGATGATCCAATGCCGCAGCAGCCTGTGCTTCGTGAATAAGGCGGGTCTTTTCTTCTTTACTTCCCACCATGTGCGGAGCGAGAAATTTCAAAGCTGCGGTACGTTTAAGTTTGGTGTCCTCGGCTTTGTAGACTATTCCCATTCCTCCCTCACCCAGCTTCTGAAGGATACGATAATGTGAAATCGTTTTCCCGATTTGAATCGCCATGGTTATGCCTTCAGGTCAATCAAGGATTTTGCCCCGCTTTGCGGGATCCCGCGGTGATGGTGGGAGATGGTTTTTCCGACTTGTCCTATATCTTTTTGGAGGATCATTGGGACAAGCCTACGGCTTCCAGCAACCCAGCAAATCTGGGATCGGAGCGCACAGTATCGAGAACTGGATCTATCTTGAGATAAATTAACAAGTAGGACCTCTCTTCAAGGGCCTTTTCCAACCAGTCAAACGCTGCATCTTTCTCACCAAGACCCGTGTAGATAGCCGCGATGTCGTACGCAGACACATATCTGCGCCTTGATAGCTCGATCAATTCCTGAAGAACCTTCCTTGACCTTCGAGACCTACCCGCTACCGCGAAACTGTAGCCAAGCATAGCTAACATATTTGTGCTGCTTCTGTAAGAAGACGTTACGTTTCCAAAATGCGGGATGAACTTCTTTAGATCCGCCAGGGTCTCCTTCGCTTTTTGTCCCTTATCCCTAGCTGCCCTATGCTCTCCCATGATTTTCAACCACTTCGTGCTCCCTCCGTAGAGCTCTATCGCCCTTTCAATCTCAACAGTAGCTTCCTTATACCTTGACTCTTGGTTGTAAGCTTGACCAAGAAAGAAGTGGGCCACACCGAAGTTTGGGTCCATTTCTAGGGTTTTTCGATATTGGTCTACCGCTTTGTCATGCTGACCCTGAAAGTAGAACTGGAGACCAACACTAAGGTTTATGACGAGCGATAGTGGATCTAGTTTGCACGCTCGTTCACTCTGAAATGCAGCTTCATCAAATCTCCCCAGCGGGGTCAAAAGGTTAATAGCATACCAGTGATGTGCCATCGCATAGCTTGGGTTAGACTCAATAGCGCGCCTGAATTCTCGCTCGGCACCTGACCAATCCCAAGTGTAAACCGATTTGAAACATCCAAGGGAGCAATGGGCTTCAGCAGAAGTGTTATCGATCGCCAATGCCTTCTGCGCTGCTTTCTCAGCCTTTATCATAGCCTCATTCGGGGACAATGAGCTATAGATTCCAAGTGTAATGTAGGAGTCGGCCAGGCCAGCATAAGCCGGAGCGTAGTCGGGATCCCGCTCGAGTGCCTTTTCAAACCATTGGATACTTCTCCTCAGACTGCCTTCCGTTCGCTTGTTCCAATGGTATCGCCCCTTCAGGTACAGGTTATATGCCTCAAGATTCTTGGCATGGGACTTGACAAGTGGGGTCCCAAGTCTTCCCGGTAGCTCAGTCTTTAACCTGTCAACAATAGCCCCGGCAATCTTATCCTGGACAGCAAAGACATCCGTTGT of Candidatus Neomarinimicrobiota bacterium contains these proteins:
- a CDS encoding serine/threonine-protein kinase; amino-acid sequence: MAIQIGKTISHYRILQKLGEGGMGIVYKAEDTKLKRTAALKFLAPHMVGSKEEKTRLIHEAQAAAALDHPNICTVHEIDEVEGQTFIAMAYIDGESLKERIESGPLKLDQAVDIAIQIAEGLQEAQEKGIVHRDIKSANIMLTEKDQVKIMDFGLAKLGGRTKITKTGTTVGTVAYMSPEQARGEEIDHRTDIWSLGVILYEMVTGQLPFKGDYEQAVIYSILNEEQEPITGLRTAVPLELERIVNTSLEKEPSERCQHADDLAVDLKKLKKDLESGRITTTQAQIPGMREPKKTPVWLVPTSVLVLFIAAGLWFLTSRSPRIESSVVLS
- a CDS encoding protein kinase encodes the protein MAIQIGEKISHYRIIEKLGEGGMGIVYKAEDTKLKRTVALKFLPSHLLTNEEEKTRFLHEARAASALDHPNICTVYEIDETDDDRMFISMGCYDGETVKEKIKRESMNPDEAVDLAIQVAQGLATAHEGGIVHRDIKPGNIMVTTDGLAKLVDFGLAKLAGEARITKVGTTVGTVAYMSPEQAQGEEVDHLTDIWSFGVVLYEMLTGQLPFKGDYEQAVIYSILNEDPQPVSDSHIRMGTAFNTIINKCLAKSRDERCQKMNEVLTDLRNLKRTFESGEVKRQTAEDITPISVAVLPFEDLSPRKDQEYFCDGMAEELINALTGVKRLRVASRTSAFQFKGKAQDVRKIGENLNVSAVLEGSVRKAGKKLRITAQLVDARDGLHLWSESYEGKTTDVFAVQDKIAGAIVDRLKTELPGRLGTPLVKSHAKNLEAYNLYLKGRYHWNKRTEGSLRRSIQWFEKALERDPDYAPAYAGLADSYITLGIYSSLSPNEAMIKAEKAAQKALAIDNTSAEAHCSLGCFKSVYTWDWSGAEREFRRAIESNPSYAMAHHWYAINLLTPLGRFDEAAFQSERACKLDPLSLVINLSVGLQFYFQGQHDKAVDQYRKTLEMDPNFGVAHFFLGQAYNQESRYKEATVEIERAIELYGGSTKWLKIMGEHRAARDKGQKAKETLADLKKFIPHFGNVTSSYRSSTNMLAMLGYSFAVAGRSRRSRKVLQELIELSRRRYVSAYDIAAIYTGLGEKDAAFDWLEKALEERSYLLIYLKIDPVLDTVRSDPRFAGLLEAVGLSQ